The DNA window AAACGCGTTTTTGGACGTCCACTCCGGCGGGTTCTTCGTCCGGCGTGAGTCCATCGACCAAAAAGTCGAACGTTCCCGTTTCCGTATCCTGATTCAATCGACTCCGGACAACGGTGTTGATCCAGGGAATGTCGATTTTCACGGGACACTTCGGAACGCAGCGAGAACAGCCAGTGCAGAGATCTTTCATGTCCTCCGCCGCGTCCGGGCCGTGGACGCCGGCTTCCCACCCGGTTCCGATCCCGCCGGTATACGTTTCTCCGCCGAATGCGTGCCCACCGACGCTCTGAAAGTTCGCGCAGGTGTTCGCACACGCACCACAACGGATACAGTAGAGCGTTTCCCGGAGTTGCTCGTCCGCTCGCATCTCGGTCCGTCCGTTATCAAGCAACACGAGGTGAAACTCGCGCTCTTCCCCGTCGCCGAGTTCATTCGCGTCGAAATCGACGGTTGGCGTTTCGACGGGTGGCGAGATGAGCGAGACGTACGACGTAATATCCTGGCCGGTTCCCGACCGACCGATGAGTTCGATGAACGGACGAACGTCGGAGACGGTCGGTAGCAATTTTTCGATGCCAGCGACGGCGATGTGGACCGGCGGCGTAACGGCTGTCTTTCTGGCGTTACCCTCGTTCGTTACCAAACAGATCGTCCCCGATTCGGCGGCGACGAAATTCGCGCCAGTCAGCCCAACGTCGGCCTCGAGGATTCGCTGGCCAACCTGTTTGCGAGCGAATTCCGTGAGTTCCTCGGGGTCGGCCTCGAAGGGGGCTTCCGGGTCGAACACCTCGTTGAACAGTTGGGCAATCGATTCGGTCGATCGGTGCATCGACGGGCCGATGAGGTGTGATGGCGTTTCGTCGGCGATCTGCACGACGAACTCCCCGAGGTCGGTTTCGGCGACTTCGTAGCCGTCGGCCTTGAGGTGGTCGTTCAGATCAATTTCCTCGGTGGTCATCGACTTGCTCTTGGCGATCGTCTCGGCGTCGTTGTCGGCCATTACGGAGGCGACGTAGCGATTTGCGTCCGCAGCGTCTTGAGCGACGTACACCGACCCGCCGTTTGCCTCGACAGCCTCGGTCACCGTGTCGATGAGTGACGGAAGGTTCTCGATGGCTTGCTCCTTGATATCTCGGGCGGTCTCGCGGAGTGATTCTGATTCTTCGAACGAGTCGAGTGCTTCGCCGGCCCCCTTATTCCGTTCTATTGCCCGTACGCTCACTGCCTCGCCGTCGGTTTCCATGACGGACCGGATTCGATCAGCGCGTTCGCCTCGACTCATTCTATCGATCCTCCAAAACGACGACAGAGATGTGTGCTGGGCCATGAACGCCTTCGATGAGTCCACCGAGATCGCCCGTCTTGCTGGGTCCGCTGGCCAGGATGTGCGCAGTGTTGCCTGAGGCGAGATCGTCACCGAGTCGCTCGAAGGCGACGGATAGGTCGGGGACGATATCTGATGCCCCGACGACGATGACGCACCGGTTAGGATAGAGGCTGATGAGTTCGTCTCCCGTCGGTCGCGATTCGATCGTGAGCGTTCCGTACGACGCGACGCCGAGTCCGGCGGGAACGACGCCAGTTTTGGCGGTACGGATCGCTTCGGCGCTCGGATCGGTTTCGACCGTCGTTCCCTCGAGCGAGACGTCGTCGAACGGCATCGGAGCACCGACTGCGGGCGCTTCGATTGCGTCCTGAATCGTACGTTCGAATTCGTCCGCAGTCGTCCGGTAACAAGAATCGACGTACTCCTGCAGCGATACTTCGAATGCGGTAATCGACGCTGATGACATACTGATTGGAGTGAGACCTTCTCCCTTCTAAAGATACTGGTGGTACCAGTCAATATCACCGGAAGCGGCGTACTCGACGAGCGCGCAAGCGAAACAGGGCGGCTATCGAACCGAGGTGGGCGTAGAACCCCGTTTAGGGAAGAACGGGGCCGAGAGTGGCAACGTCAACGCACGGTCAGACAGAATACCGCCGACGAACGACGGGCCAAAGATTTACGTTGGCGGATCAAAATGAGAGAGCTATGTCGAAGAAAATCCTCGACGGAGTTACCGTATTAGACCTGACGACGTTCGTTACCGGCGGCTTCTGTTCGCTCATGCTCGCGAATCAGGGTGCTAACGTAATCAAGATCGAACGACCAGAAGCCGGTGACGACATTCGTCACTCGGGGCCGCCGTTCGTCGGGGACGAATCGCCGTACTTCTGGACGGTCAACTACGACAAGAAGAGCGTCGAATTGGACCTCCAGAGTGAGGCGGGGCGGGAAGCGCTGTACGACCTCGCCGCAGAGGCCGACGTCTTTATTCAGAACTTCCGACCGGGGACTGCACAACGGCTGGGTGTCGACGGAGAGACGATCCGTGAGCGCAACGACGAGTTGATTTACTGTGCAATTTCGGCGTTCGGTCAGACGGGACCCTGGCGGAAACGTCCCGGGTACGACCTGTTGGTTCAGGGACTGAGCGGAATTATGGACGTA is part of the Natronorubrum sediminis genome and encodes:
- a CDS encoding LUD domain-containing protein, yielding MSSASITAFEVSLQEYVDSCYRTTADEFERTIQDAIEAPAVGAPMPFDDVSLEGTTVETDPSAEAIRTAKTGVVPAGLGVASYGTLTIESRPTGDELISLYPNRCVIVVGASDIVPDLSVAFERLGDDLASGNTAHILASGPSKTGDLGGLIEGVHGPAHISVVVLEDR
- a CDS encoding LUD domain-containing protein, which encodes MSRGERADRIRSVMETDGEAVSVRAIERNKGAGEALDSFEESESLRETARDIKEQAIENLPSLIDTVTEAVEANGGSVYVAQDAADANRYVASVMADNDAETIAKSKSMTTEEIDLNDHLKADGYEVAETDLGEFVVQIADETPSHLIGPSMHRSTESIAQLFNEVFDPEAPFEADPEELTEFARKQVGQRILEADVGLTGANFVAAESGTICLVTNEGNARKTAVTPPVHIAVAGIEKLLPTVSDVRPFIELIGRSGTGQDITSYVSLISPPVETPTVDFDANELGDGEEREFHLVLLDNGRTEMRADEQLRETLYCIRCGACANTCANFQSVGGHAFGGETYTGGIGTGWEAGVHGPDAAEDMKDLCTGCSRCVPKCPVKIDIPWINTVVRSRLNQDTETGTFDFLVDGLTPDEEPAGVDVQKRVFGNIDTVAKLGSIAPSLSNMLANTGPVRSLLERAAGIDHRRALPTFADETFQDWFEKRGSRVDSSNADRTAILYPDVYTNYFAPERGRATVRVLEALDVAVRVPSLPESGRAPLSQGMIETADERASDIYERLAEHIDAERDIVVIEPSDLAMFRDDYEKFLPARSAEHLAENSYEVLEYVYGLLENGGDLEALAGVDSDHSLAYHSHCQQRTLDLAAYTVTVLERVGYDVETTSVECCGMAGSFGYKQEYYELSTDIGDRLNATLPPGQIVASGTSCRDQLAAFTETEPPHPIELLDPRSN